Part of the Salvelinus fontinalis isolate EN_2023a chromosome 1, ASM2944872v1, whole genome shotgun sequence genome is shown below.
TTACTCGTTTTTAGATCATTATGCTGTCTGGTCTAAATGCATTTATTTTGTAAGGCTACCATATCAAATAGGCTATTCATGTGTTTACGTAATGAAACAAAAGTGTTGTATTCAGCTCACGACGCGCGCGATGTAACATTAATTGGAGAAAGTTCTTGTTTTGATTAAGTCCCTCCGGTGTCTGCACAACGGTTTAGCGTGGGAGAATTATGTTTTAACAGATGTCCGTCGTTCCTGATTATCTTTAGTAGCCCATTATTTCCATCATAGAAAAGCTTGAAACACTAGCCTACGCATtctcactgggcacacactggttggaACAACGttatttccacatcatttcaatgacaTGACagtgaaccaacgtggaatatacGTTGAATTGAAGTCTGTGCCTAGTGGGATTGGTATTGAATATAATAAAAATACCACATATATATAGGCGTTTTTTTCCCACGACTGCCTGGATTTAGTCTATGTTGTGTATGTAGCCCTGTTGGTCTCAATGCGATGTTGTCTATAATATGCCTATAGGGCAGTTTTTTGGGGATAGGAATGAGAGAAAAGCAGGCACTTGATTGTTTTGTTTCCTTTTGTTTTCCACATTAACCTATCTTCGCTCTTCTCAGTCAACCCAGCAGTTAATGTGCTACCTGTTGAAGTTGCACGACAATGGGGCTCCTGTTTTCGGGTGATTCAGTGAAGGCGAGGGGCCGAATTGTGTTTCCAATTTCAAGACAAAGTAAAAAGAGATAGGCTACTACTGCAACCTGAGGGTGGCGATAGTGGACCAGTTGGCCGCTAGCCTATGATTTTGAATGCCGTTTTTTCGCCCGTCAGTCACAGAGGCGTTAATCCAATCAGGTCTGCTTTCAACACATGTTGGTAGAATGTGTGCGGAGTCTGCCGACACTCAAGCAACAAACTGCGTGACTCTATTGTTCGTCGGTTTGACTGCGTTTTCGTTGTCTCTTAAATATGGCTTTCGATTTAACTCTGAATTTATTTGATATGAGTAAGTATTTATGATATAATAGGCTACTGAAAGTATTAtgagtattatagtattataaaGCCGACAGGTAGACTATAGGCCTAATAGAGAAAGAGTGTACGCTGCCTGCGATCCTCCATGCGTAATTTGGAACCAATTCGAGTATGCGATACATTTTCCCAAGTAACGATCAGATTAATTTCGAAAACATGACTATAACTACATTTGTCTTGGGGATGCACAATATGATATTCACAACTTTCATTTCAGATAGAAGTTAACTTGGCTTGGAGATGGGGTTGTGACGCAGTTACTACGGCTCGTAACTTCATTCCAACTGTTTCCCCCTGCTAAAAATGGTGGAATCAGCACTTATGTCCAAACATAATAATGGATATAGGCCTATGTGCAGAGGAAGAAGTAACAGCCGAGTCAACAATTTGACTCGACCGGGCGGGATATTTAGTCATGCGCGCTCTGTTTTATTAGCCTACACATTCTATAAAGTATGACTGTTTAGACTTTGAGTCCACAATATCAAATCTCCAACAAATAATGACATTGCACcgacaaaataataaaaatagcCTAACTCTGATACTTGATCTATCCTACAGACAACAAAATCAGTCCAATGGCTCGACCATCCTAATTGAGAGAGGGAAATACGGAGAATTGAATCCCGGTGGCGGAGCAGCCTCCGGTGCCGAACCGACTGACAACCCCCAGTTCAGCGAAGGGGAGCAGCAGTCACGGGGAGGAATAATGATGCCGAATAGTCTGCTTGGTTACCAGTCGAGGTCGCCGTTGTTCAGAACACTGTCCAGGTCATCCAGTGGATATTTTTCGTTCGACAGCGATTCTATTCCAAGCTCCCCGCTATTGAAAGATAAGTCGACACAGACTCCGAGCCCATCTAGCCAAGTCATGACTCACGCACTGCAGCGCATGTCTCAAGCACAGGAGACCAATCGAGATTATGGTAAGGCACACCCTTGCTTGTGTCGCACAAATAAATGTTGTTACTCACTATCCAGCCCGCGCTGGGCAGCTGCATGGCATGGCGTATATGATAAATCCTTGACGCGCAAATAATGATATGTGCCACGCCCCTGTGTCATTCGGAAGGTGCTCTTTGTTTTGAACTCTTAACCCACACCAGTTGACGACATTCTCTGTCTATTCCAACATATTAAGGACCATTGGTTTTGTAGCGTGTTCActgatatggggggggggggggggggggactaataCGCACAGATGTGTCTTGGTTTATTGCATGCTATTGTTCCTTGGGCGGTTTGTAATGTCTATTGTTATATTTACTTCAATATCGTAGTCTTTACCATATCTGCATCTGTCCAGCCAACAGAGTTACGTGACCATGAGCCAACAGTTGGATTCAACCTCAGCAGGAAGTTTCTAAAGAACAGTATCTGCCCTCTGTTTACTGAGTTGTGTCATAAGCCACCAAGGATCCACCTGGGCtcagacagggtgtgtgtgtgtgcacgtcatAGAAAAACATGCGCGTGCATATGTGTGTTAAAGGCACCTGTGCGTGCACACATATTTACACTCAACCTCAATAACATTCCCTGACAAAACTAGTGGCCATAGAAGACAAGCTAAAGGAAATACACAGGGACAAACAGGCACAGTGCATAATAGATGTGATTGAGCAGCCTGATTCACTTGTGTCCTTTTATTTGCGCTCAGTGTTGCAAAGGCAACATGTAGCGAGTTTGAGTATAGGCCAGTCAAAATAGACCTCTGTGTCTTTTGTCAACAGCAGACAGGGATTCATCTCTGTTCATTCTCCTTAGGAGCCGGCTGATATAAGGACAGATAAATCTCTATCTGTAGTGTTTCACCACATCTCTAATCCCAGAGGCTACTCTTAATGGGGTTGAGAACAACAAC
Proteins encoded:
- the LOC129858624 gene encoding bcl-2-like protein 11; this translates as MSYSSRQQNQSNGSTILIERGKYGELNPGGGAASGAEPTDNPQFSEGEQQSRGGIMMPNSLLGYQSRSPLFRTLSRSSSGYFSFDSDSIPSSPLLKDKSTQTPSPSSQVMTHALQRMSQAQETNRDYDAWPNPLHPYRPRPPPTAGDMWPETLIGQELQRIGDEFNDLFIHGRLAGRNGQVAQANLQQMHQEPAFLLWMGLLIGRLLQIILQRR